A part of Aegilops tauschii subsp. strangulata cultivar AL8/78 chromosome 2, Aet v6.0, whole genome shotgun sequence genomic DNA contains:
- the LOC109747356 gene encoding uncharacterized protein codes for MVEPSRSAGAKSSTTTTTVRKKKLTATSPAAPKPDKEKLPDVGKKQQSSHGGPGAGAAAAADSPSYRLALRSLFSCRNSHAAQHQHSQRAAPPQPAPAPADDASSRRCKKKSKKQTQLGCSASICKLRDASPRRVTLHRPPAEEEPPSGAAAGAGDPCKRRASVSGGGERRVKKPLQQQQPQQGQGNEAAGAVVVGSSSRHWGSSTASSSSSTAGGGGSSFRLRRLSGCYECHMVVDPAGGGSSMRAAIFPCPDCGDVFVRAESLHLHQATRHAVSELGPEDTSRNIIEIIFQSSWLKKQTPVCAVDRILKVHNAPATLARFEAYRDAVKARARGGRPGAGRCTADGNELLRFHCAALACSLGAGGATHLCDAAGSSCAACGIVRDGFKFRAPGVRTMATSGRAHDDAVAVGGEEGEGGGGERRRAMLVCRVIAGRVKRRCEATAETASKEEAEASPEEDAEAEEEYDSVAGTAGVYSSLDELEVFNPTAILPCFVVVYKA; via the exons ATGGTGGAACCGAGCAGATCAGCCGGTGCCaagagctccaccaccaccactaccGTGAGGAAGAAGAAGCTGACGGCAACATCACCGGCCGCCCCCAAGCCGGACAAGGAGAAGCTTCCAGATGTCGGCAAGAAGCAGCAGAGCAGCCATGGCGGCCCAGGCGCTGGCGCTGCCGCTGCTGCGGATAGCCCGTCCTACAGACTGGCTCTCAGGAGCCTCTTCTCCTGCCGGAACAGCCACGCGGCGCAGCACCAGCACAGCCAGCGCGCCGCTCCACCGcagccggcgccggcgccggcagATGACGCCTCTAGCAGGAGGTGCAAGAAGAAGTCCAAGAAGCAGACCCAGCTCGGCTGCTCCGCCTCCATCTGCAAGCTCCGGGACGCCAGCCCCCGCAGGGTCACGCTGCACCGCCCGCCCGCCGAGGAGGAGCCGCCCTCCGGCGCCGCAGCAGGGGCTGGCGACCCGTGCAAGCGCCGGGCGTCGGTGAGCGGGGGCGGCGAGCGGCGGGTGAAGAAGCCCCTGCAACAGCAGCAGCCGCAGCAGGGGCAGGGGAACGAGGCGGCAGGCGCCGTGGTGGTGGGCTCGTCGTCGAGGCACTGGGGTTCGTCCAcggcgtcctcgtcctcgtcgacGGCGGGGGGCGGCGGGTCGTCGTTCCGGCTGCGCAGGCTGTCCGGGTGCTACGAGTGCCACATGGTGGTGGACCCCGCCGGCGGCGGCTCGTCCATGCGCGCCGCCATCTTCCCCTGCCCCGACTGCGGCGACGTCTTCGTGCGGGCCGAGAGCCTCCACCTCCACCAGGCCACCCGCCACGCAG TGTCGGAGCTGGGGCCGGAGGACACGAGCCGGAACATCATCGAGATCATCTTCCAGTCGAGCTGGCTCAAGAAGCAGACCCCGGTGTGCGCCGTGGACCGCATCCTCAAGGTGCACAACGCGCCGGCCACCCTCGCCCGCTTCGAGGCATACCGCGACGCCGTCAAGGCCAGGGCGCGCGGGGGGCGACCTGGCGCGGGGCGGTGCACCGCCGACGGCAACGAGCTGCTCCGCTTCCACTGCGCCGCGCTCGCTTGCTCCCTCGGCGCCGGCGGCGCCACCCACCTCTGCGACGCGGCCGGCTCGTCCTGCGCGGCGTGTGGGATTGTTCGGGACGGGTTCAAGTTCAGGGCGCCCGGGGTCCGGACCATGGCCACCAGCGGCCGCGCGCACGACGATGCCGTGGCCGTGGgtggggaggagggggagggcggCGGAGGAGAGCGGCGCAGGGCCATGCTCGTGTGCCGGGTCATCGCCGGGCGGGTGAAGCGCCGCTGCGAGGCCACGGCAGAGACGGCGAGCAAGGAGGAGGCGGAAGCGTCGCCGGAGGAGGATGCAGAAGCAGAGGAGGAGTACGACTCGGTGGCGGGGACGGCGGGGGTGTACTCGAGCCTGGACGAGCTGGAGGTGTTCAACCCAACCGCCATTCTCCCATGCTTCGTCGTCGTCTACAAGGCTTGA